A single region of the Amphiprion ocellaris isolate individual 3 ecotype Okinawa chromosome 4, ASM2253959v1, whole genome shotgun sequence genome encodes:
- the LOC111575050 gene encoding transcription factor Sp6-like, giving the protein MAHPYEPWLRTAPPSGSSEDMNIPSWWDLHRDVQPGSWIDLQTGQGVGLPSVSPGSSMGLQPSLGPYGSDPQLCTLPPAQHAPASHSSHLFSQDGFKMEPLAPEMLQQETFSLEEPQETSVSARPKPQRRSSSRGAGQAACRCPNCVHAEQMGQSTDDSRRKHMHNCHIPGCGKAYAKTSHLKAHLRWHSGDRPFVCNWLFCGKRFTRSDELQRHLQTHTGAKKFSCALCPRVFMRNDHLAKHMRTHESPPGHGEERVNGDGRMDKGFDAATPPQSSSNVSDGTEPPLKLKCETDPSVSSVTGQSG; this is encoded by the coding sequence ATGGCCCACCCCTACGAGCCCTGGTTACGGACAGCACCACCTAGTGGCAGCTCAGAAGATATGAACATCCCCTCCTGGTGGGACCTTCACAGGGACGTGCAGCCAGGCAGCTGGATCGACCTGCAGACGGGTCAAGGTGTTGGTTTGCCGTCCGTGAGTCCGGGCAGCTCCATGGGGCTGCAGCCATCTTTAGGGCCTTATGGCTCCGACCCACAGCTGTGCACGCTGCCTCCAGCTCAGCATGCTCCGGCCTCGCACTCATCCCACCTCTTCTCCCAGGACGGCTTCAAGATGGAACCGCTGGCCCCTGAGATGCTGCAGCAGGAAACGTTCTCCTTGGAGGAACCTCAGGAGACCTCGGTGTCAGCTCGTCCCAAACCCCAGCGTCGCTCCTCCTCCAGAGGCGCCGGCCAGGCCGCATGCCGCTGCCCGAACTGCGTCCACGCCGAGCAGATGGGCCAGAGCACCGACGACAGCAGGAGGAAGCACATGCACAACTGCCACATCCCGGGCTGTGGCAAAGCCTACGCCAAGACCTCCCACCTGAAAGCCCACCTACGATGGCACAGCGGGGATCGGCCCTTCGTCTGCAACTGGCTCTTCTGTGGGAAGAGGTTCACGCGCTCTGACGAACTGCAGCGCCACCTACAGACGCACACCGGAGCTAAAAAGTTCAGCTGCGCGTTATGCCCCAGAGTGTTCATGCGCAACGACCACCTGGCAAAGCACATGCGCACACATGAGTCGCCGCCAGGACACGGCGAGGAGAGGGTGAACGGAGACGGCAGGATGGACAAAGGCTTCGATGCAGCGACGCCTCCGCAGTCGTCCTCAAATGTGTCCGACGGCACTGAGCCTCCACTTAAGCTGAAGTGTGAGACAGACCCGTCGGTGTCCAGCGTGACGGGGCAGTCCGGTTAA
- the cwc25 gene encoding pre-mRNA-splicing factor CWC25 homolog produces the protein MGGGDLNLKKSWHPQTMKNIERVWKAEQKYEAERKKIEELQKELKEERAREEMTRYAEDTGAIKKKDDRLDWMYQGPAGQVSRDEYLMGRPIDKQITDQYEEPESGPSAETGLLPGSIFNPATPASNLDLAAKIREDPLFQIRKREEEKKREVLTNPVKMKKIKEMLRQNLDKKDKKKKRKKDKKEKKGDKERRKEKKHKRRSSSSSSDEEDEKNHRSHSRDDSSSDNKSRSHHVPGYGLQLPSGRHQQTSAPSNHSGHRDRSRSRSPHRNYKDSRSYSASSHRGDRKVEARPPSPQKDRYQRQRNHVSKKLSAEELERKRREMMDQAKQREEDRENKVKRYKRQDEQEKQREQNVKQERHAGFIHNMKLESAASSSLEDRVKRNIHSIQRTPASLDNFMKR, from the exons ATGGGAGGCGGGGATCTG AACTTGAAGAAGAGCTGGCATCCCCAGACTATGAAAAACATTGAGCGCGTCTGGAAAGCTGAGCAGAAATATGAGGCTGAACGCAAGAAGATCGAGGAGCTCCAGAAAGAGCTGAAAGAGGAGCGAGCTCGAGAAGAAATGACAAGATATGCAGAGGACACCGGTGCCATCAA aaaaaaagacgaTCGCCTGGACTGGATGTACCAGGGTCCTGCTGGTCAGGTGTCCAGAGATGAGTATCTGATGGGTCGCCCCATCGACAAGCAGATCACCGACCAGTACGAGGAGCCAGAGAGCGGACCGTCGGCTGAGACCGGCCTCCTGCCCGGGTCCATCTTCAACCCCGCCACCCCTGCCTCCAACCTGGACCTCGCCGCCAAGATCAGGGAAGACCCCCTGTTTCAAATCAG GAAAcgtgaagaagaaaagaagagagaagtCCTGACGAATccagtgaagatgaagaagatcaAAGAAATG CTGCGCCAAAATCTCGacaagaaagacaagaaaaagaagaggaagaaggataaaaaggagaagaaaggcgacaaagagaggagaaaggagaagaaacaTAAGAGGAGGAGTTCAAGCTCAAGctcagatgaagaggatgagAAAAATCACAG gTCGCACTCACGAGATGATTCTTCATCAGACAACAAATCTCGTTCCCATCATGTTCCAGGATATGGCCTACAG CTCCCTTCTGGCCGACATCAGCAGACCTCAGCTCCGTCCAATCACTCAGGGCACCGCGACAGGAGCCGATCCAGATCGCCTCACAGGAACTACAAGGACAGTCGATCCTACTCAGCCTCCTCACACAGAGGAGACAGGAAGGTGGAAGCCAGACCTCCGAGTCCACAGAAGGATCGGTACCAAAGACAGAGGAACCACGTGTCCAA GAAGCTCTCTGCAGAGGAGCTGGAGCGAAAGAGGCGTGAGATGATGGACCAGGCcaagcagagggaggaggacagGGAAAACAAAGTGAAGAGATACAAGAGGCAGGAcgaacaagaaaagcagagggaacaaaatgtcaaacaggaACGCCATGCTGGCTTCATCCA TAACATGAAGCTGGAAAGTGCTGCAAGCTCTTCTTTAGAGGACAGAGTGAAGAGGAACATCCACTCCATTCAGAGGACGCCGGCCTCCCTCGACAACTTCATGAAGAGATGA
- the psmb3 gene encoding proteasome subunit beta type-3 codes for MSIMSYNGGAVMAMRGKNCVAIAADRRFGIQAQMVTTDFQKVFPMGERLYIGLAGLATDVQTVSQRLKFRLNLYELKEGRQIKPKTFMSMVSNLLYERRFGPYYIEPVIAGLDPKTFEPFICSLDLIGCPMVTEDFVVSGTCSEQMYGMCESLWEPDMEPEDLFETISQAMLNAVDRDAVSGMGVVVHVIEKDKITTRTLKARMD; via the exons ATG TCTATTATGTCCTATAACGGAGGGGCTGTCATGGCCATGCGGGGGAAGAACTGTGTGGCGATCGCAGCGGACCGGAGATTTGGCATTCAGGCTCAGATGGTCACCACAGATTTCCAGAAGGTCTTCCCCATGGGAGAGAGGCTGTACATCGGGCTGGCTGGTCTGGCTACTGATGTTCAGacagt GTCCCAGAGGCTTAAGTTCAGACTGAACCTGTATGAGCTGAAAGAGGGTCGCCAGATCAAACCCAAAACCTTCATGAGCATGGTGTCCAACCTGTTGTATGAAAGGAG gtTTGGGCCATACTACATCGAGCCTGTGATTGCCGGACTCGaccccaaaacttttgaacctTTCATCTGCTCCTTGGATTTGATCGGCTGCCCCATGGTGACGGAAGACTTTGTTGTGAGCGGCACTTGCTCGGAGCAGATGTACGGCATGTGTGAATCTTTGTGGGAGCCAGACATG GAACCAGAGGACCTGTTTGAGACCATCTCCCAGGCGATGCTGAACGCTGTCGACAGAGATGCAGTGTCTGGCATGGGAGTCGTCGTACATGTCAT tgaGAAAGACAAGATCACCACACGAACCCTGAAGGCCAGAATGGACTAG